The Paenibacillus sp. FSL W8-0426 region GATCCGGTCTAGTCCCGGATCGACGTAGTGCACCAGTTCGACGTCATAGGCAGACAGCGCCTCCTCGATGAGTGCAATATTGGAATAATGGGCATGAAAGCAAGCGATGGTCATCATGAGGCATTCCCCTTTAGGATTGTTGCGGGAACCGTGTGAAGGTGCCGCGAACGTTTTAGCCCATTATAGAAACAGGAAGGGGGAATGTACAGCATTATCGCATGGATGGGGAGGCATTCTTTTTGGCCATTTTTTGCTGCAAAATGTCGTGGAAGGTCAACTCTTGGGTATCCCGGTTTTCTTTTTTCGGAGCGTTGACCGCTGCATTTCGCGGATACTGGTGATGGTATGGGATCATTTGCTGAATAGGCATGCGGATCATTCGGGTTCCTCCTTTTTGAGAACAGGTTATATGTAATATAAATATGATGATTTCAGAGCATGTTGATTGTTGTTTGCAAAATAGGCATATATGACTTGTTAGATGAAACAAGGGTGTGTAATGAACCTTTCCAAATCGGAATGTAGTGATTTTAACCCGATTTTCGAAATTGTAAACATTTTTAGCGATATTCAGGAGTAAAGGACCGTATATTAGGGGCGGTATATGGGAGCATGGGGCGGGGGGGTGTGCGGATAGTCCCGATCAAGCAAGACCAAAATGGGTCGAAAATAAGTCGTTTTGTCTGGTTGCATAGAAGGGGATAAGCGAACGAAATTGGTTCAATGGTCTGTAAGTACGGATAACAGAAGAACGGAAGAAGTGGGCGGCAGGGAATAGGGGAAATGAAACCGAATCGCATCATCGATGTGCAGGAAGGCGCACGCAAGGTGGGCGGGCAAACATAAAAAAAGCTGCCGGGACCCTTCCCGACAGCAAGCATGTTCAACATATTGCAGCCAAGTTATGAGCGTGGCCGGACGGCGATGTACAGTTCCGCCTGCATGTTCAGGGGATCGAGACTGCGTTCATCGTACAGCTCGAAGTCCCCGGTAAACGTGCGTTCGTCCCGGTTGTTCCAAGCCCATACAGCCCCCCAGGCTTCGCTGACCACTTCGGCCATGGGGCCTGTTCTGGTTGCAAATACAGCGTATGTCGCGGGCGGGATTTCAATGACTTCCAGATGGGGCGGCAGTGCATCGCCCGGTGCCAGTTCATGTCCAACCAGAATCGTGTATTCTCCGAGAACTCCATCCGCATAATCCGTGTAGCAGCCATAACGAGGCGTCGTGGCAGCAGGAAGGTCAGGCAAGCTCCAGTAACGCTCCCACAGCGCTTGTATGCTGCCTTTGCCGCTCATCTCCGCGCCATTGCTGGTTCTGGCGGTGACGCCGGCTAACCGTTTCGCTGGCAGGGTGACATACGTGACAGGCTGTGCCGAGGGAGATGCGTTATGCTCCTGCTTCAATTCGGCAGACGTCATCCCGGCTTGCGCGGATGCACTCCATCGTTTTAGGAAGGGAAGCTGATGGCGAAGCATCGATCGCGCGGACGGCTCGTCCATGCCTTCCTGAACGAGAATTGCGGTGCACATCTCAATCATGCCGTCCAGCGATATGTCCGGCTGCTCGAAACGCCCCTC contains the following coding sequences:
- a CDS encoding zinc ribbon domain-containing protein; this translates as MNMTVCQSCGMPLGNAAQWGTEMDGKSTSEYCIYCYKEGRFEQPDISLDGMIEMCTAILVQEGMDEPSARSMLRHQLPFLKRWSASAQAGMTSAELKQEHNASPSAQPVTYVTLPAKRLAGVTARTSNGAEMSGKGSIQALWERYWSLPDLPAATTPRYGCYTDYADGVLGEYTILVGHELAPGDALPPHLEVIEIPPATYAVFATRTGPMAEVVSEAWGAVWAWNNRDERTFTGDFELYDERSLDPLNMQAELYIAVRPRS